The proteins below are encoded in one region of Xenopus laevis strain J_2021 chromosome 8L, Xenopus_laevis_v10.1, whole genome shotgun sequence:
- the nr6a1.L gene encoding uncharacterized protein nr6a1.L isoform X6, producing MDVSSLYTVIPHEQGIIACREALETRSDKSVPTEFLIDLLELALTKNYFRFENSFYLQISGTAMGSALAPSYANLFMLRYEQNYIMRGAADKLIAYLRYIDDLLLIWDGDAASLTGFFNMLNSMDTPIRFTLKYDTKSIEFLDLLIFKTEDGLGTSLYRKPTDRNTILHAASDHPPSTIRAIPYSQFLRTIRNNSDPEKAQQQLTETFERFLERGYKKELLTQQLQRAIQFTQTDLITRKTKDKPITERMIFTSKYSHVSKHLRTSIQKNWPIVAMDNGLSLFEAPPPIFGHGRNHNLKDLLVKTDFSDKSKTSSNWLSQQQKLGCYRCPDCTTCRSLLIGKDFPHPHTGKRFKIQHRLSCTTPFVVYIVTCPCGLYYVGKASTPLRDRIANHRSAISKAIKENSAKQPVARHFLQMGHGLPTFRCMAIDHQPPLTRGGNRDLALLRREAGWIQRLDTVTPRGLNETLPLGCFL from the coding sequence ATGGACGTCAGTAGTCTCTATACCGTGATACCCCATGAACAAGGCATAATAGCCTGCAGAGAAGCATTAGAAACACGGTCCGACAAGTCTGTTCCGACTGAATTTCTGATTGACCTCTTGGAGTTGGCCTTGACCAAGAATTACTTCAGATTCGAGAACTCATTCTACCTTCAGATATCGGGCACagcaatgggcagtgccctggcaccgTCTTATGCAAACCTCTTTATGCTACGTTACGAACAGAATTACATAATGAGGGGAGCGGCAGACAAACTGATTGCATATCTACGATATATCGATGATCTGCTGTTGATTTGGGATGGAGATGCTGCGTCCTTGACTGGATTCTTTAACATGCTCAATTCTATGGACACTCCAATTAGATTCACTTTGAAGTATGACACAAAGAGCATAGAATTCCTTGATCTGCTGATCTTTAAGACAGAAGATGGGCTGGGGACAAGCCTGTATAGGAAACCGACTGACAGGAACACTATCCTGCACGCAGCAAGTGACCATCCACCTTCCACTATCCGGGCAATCCCATACTCACAATTTCTACGGACAATTCGCAACAACAGTGACCCTGAGAAAGCACAACAACAACTAACGGAAACTTTCGAGAGATTCTTGGAAAGAGGATATAAGAAAGAACTCCTGACTCAGCAACTTCAGAGAGCCATACAATTCACACAAACCGATCTGATTACCAGAAAAACCAAAGACAAGCCTATCACAGAACGGATGATCTTTACCTCTAAATACTCgcatgtttctaaacatttgaggACCAGTATACAAAAGAATTGGCCTATCGTTGCCATGGACAATGGCCTGTCCCTCTTTGAAGCCCCACCACCCATCTTCGGCCATGGCAGAAACCATAACCTTAAGGATCTGCTGGTTAAAACAGACTTTAGTGATAAGTCTAAGACGTCCTCTAATTGGCTAAGCCAACAACAGAAGCTGGGCTGCTATCGATGCCCAGATTGCACTACTTGCAGGTCCCTACTGATAGGAAAAGACTTCCCTCATCCACACACAGGCAAGCGCTTCAAGATCCAACATAGACTCTCGTGTACCACACCATTTGTAGTTTACATTGTGACCTGCCCTTGTGGGCTGTATTATGTAGGCAAAGCTTCCACCCCTCTACGAGATAGGATCGCTAACCACAGATCAGCAATCAGTAAGGCCATCAAAGAAAACTCAGCTAAACAACCGGTTGCAAGGCACTTTCTACAAATGGGACATGGCCTGCCCACTTTCCGCTGCATGGCGATAGACCACCAACCACCACTGACTAGAGGTGGCAACAGAGATCTGGCCCTCCTCAGAAGAGAAGCAGGATGGATCCAGCGACTGGACACGGTGACCCCTCGCGGACTTAATGAAACACTCCCTTTGGGGTGCTTCCTATAA